Proteins co-encoded in one Haloarcula pelagica genomic window:
- a CDS encoding sulfite oxidase, with product MADDLLDTRWGRLLVSGAAGIAGVAGSYALTGASPAFLASPVERTLTRTMPGAIVSFAITTLGSLGQQLNFVTAIGLTALFVALAARAALIFGEAANNRIVPAVGTALIVWVGAVVLTDEVVLSAGGALSAAGVVVVAQVLDAASDGSDPISAKRRRALGTVGLALGASALGFSVGRGRTPAATGDEAPPLQAPGADLEDAQAKLDTAEANGLAVDGIEPLVSEQFFEVDINSIDPSVDAADWSLTITGAVEEEITLDYDDLQAMAARNQFSTLRCVGETLNGKKMDNALWTGVPVDQFLDEAGVQSGCECVMLRADDDYFEEFPIDALRDGLLVYGMNGKLLPRSHGYPVRALVPGHWGEINVKWLTEIEVLEQEAQGYWEKRGWHGTGPVKAVAKLHHAELLDDGRRELGGHAYAGTRGVSAVEVSTDGGETWSAATLSEPLPDDDVWRQWTYTYDPPADAHTVVVRMVDEDGTVQPSEETGRFPSGPSGWVTREFA from the coding sequence ATGGCCGACGACCTACTGGACACTCGCTGGGGGCGCTTGCTCGTCAGTGGCGCCGCCGGGATCGCTGGCGTCGCCGGTTCGTACGCGCTGACTGGTGCTTCGCCGGCGTTCCTCGCGTCGCCGGTCGAACGGACTCTCACCCGGACGATGCCCGGGGCGATCGTCTCCTTTGCGATCACGACGCTGGGGAGTCTCGGCCAGCAACTGAACTTCGTGACCGCGATCGGACTGACCGCGCTGTTCGTCGCGCTCGCTGCCCGAGCGGCGCTGATCTTCGGCGAGGCGGCGAACAACCGGATCGTGCCAGCCGTCGGTACCGCGCTCATCGTCTGGGTCGGCGCCGTCGTCCTGACCGACGAGGTGGTCCTCTCGGCCGGTGGGGCGCTGTCGGCGGCCGGCGTGGTCGTCGTCGCACAGGTACTCGACGCCGCCAGCGACGGGAGCGATCCGATCTCGGCGAAGCGACGGCGTGCCCTGGGGACCGTCGGCCTCGCGCTGGGTGCCAGCGCACTGGGGTTCTCCGTCGGCCGCGGTCGGACGCCCGCCGCGACCGGCGACGAGGCACCCCCCCTCCAGGCGCCCGGAGCCGATCTGGAGGACGCACAGGCGAAACTCGACACCGCCGAGGCGAACGGGTTGGCCGTCGACGGTATCGAACCGCTGGTCAGCGAGCAGTTCTTCGAGGTCGACATCAACTCGATCGACCCCTCGGTCGACGCCGCCGACTGGTCGCTGACGATCACTGGCGCAGTCGAGGAGGAGATCACCCTCGACTACGACGACCTTCAGGCGATGGCGGCTCGAAACCAGTTCTCGACGTTGCGCTGTGTCGGCGAGACGCTCAACGGCAAGAAGATGGACAACGCGCTGTGGACCGGCGTCCCGGTCGATCAGTTCCTCGACGAAGCCGGCGTCCAGAGCGGCTGTGAGTGCGTGATGCTCCGGGCCGACGACGACTACTTCGAGGAGTTCCCGATCGACGCGCTCCGGGACGGCCTGCTCGTCTACGGGATGAACGGGAAGCTCCTCCCCCGGAGTCACGGCTATCCCGTCCGGGCGCTGGTGCCCGGCCACTGGGGGGAGATCAACGTCAAGTGGCTCACGGAGATCGAAGTGCTCGAACAGGAGGCCCAGGGGTACTGGGAGAAACGCGGCTGGCACGGCACCGGCCCGGTCAAAGCGGTCGCCAAACTCCACCACGCCGAACTGCTCGACGACGGTCGGCGGGAACTGGGCGGGCACGCCTACGCCGGGACGCGGGGCGTCTCAGCGGTCGAAGTCTCGACCGACGGCGGCGAGACGTGGTCCGCGGCGACGCTGTCCGAGCCCCTGCCGGACGACGATGTCTGGCGCCAGTGGACCTACACCTACGACCCGCCCGCGGACGCCCACACCGTCGTCGTCCGGATGGTCGACGAGGACGGTACTGTCCAGCCCAGCGAGGAGACCGGGAGGTTCCCGAGCGGGCCGAGCGGCTGGGTCACCAGGGAGTTCGCCTGA
- a CDS encoding HVO_2523 family zinc finger protein: MGDDPTGRPCPRCDRQMYHRHCKYVCPEHGVVYDCADTFY; encoded by the coding sequence ATGGGTGACGACCCCACCGGACGACCCTGCCCGCGCTGTGATCGCCAGATGTACCACCGCCACTGCAAGTACGTCTGTCCCGAGCACGGCGTGGTCTACGACTGCGCGGACACGTTCTACTAG
- a CDS encoding PAS domain S-box protein yields MSSGAGEIRVLHVDDEQDFGEIVAMHLERIHDEITVTHVGSAQAGLNRLEAESFDCVVSDHDMPTMDGLEFLRRVRTEYADLPFVLFTGKGNEEIASDAISAGVTEYLQKDVGTDQYTVLANRIERAVSERRAKTALEESERMLSTLISNLPGMVYRARNEPGWPMEFVSDGADDLVGYDADAIENGAVSWGSVICDDENDRLWNQVQTCIRAGEPFEVSYRVTTAEGDTRWLWERGRVVDERGDGIEVLEGFITDITARKQREQELEREREFTEDLIDAIDDAFYLIGTDGHLIRWNDTLASVTGYSHQELSGMHGADLLPDAYNDTFEDALDPDSDTDENAFQAPLLTTDGREIPYEFRGSIIKDRDGAVVGIAGIGRDITERRERERKLEQYETLVENVGDPMFILDADGRIRTANRAMAEYLNEDRDDVVGSLARSYIHDEDHSEGLELTKELLGTGGKDWGTYEMRVTTADGETRVAENNMAVLTDDGQFIGTVGVVRDITERKRRQRKLKQYETLVENVGDAMYVLDETGTIQMVNEAMADHLGYDRAEITGADPTKFMPESDVKQGTEIIQSLLDDDRIWETFEMETIDAAGQRTINEDKVAPLVDDGSFAGSVGVIRDISDRKERERELERYETIVQAVGDPVYTLDDDGVFTFVNDAIEPLTGYPPEELIGEHIGTIMTAEDLQRGQERIQDLLSEPERDHATLEMDVVTRWGEHVPCENNIALLPTEDESFAGSAGVIRNVADRVERERRLSEFASVVSHDLRNPLNVVQGRLSLAVETGDLSHLDDAIDSADRMEQLIEELLTLAREGETVGETSPVEIDPVAQQAWETVDAPLASLSVTDSATIEADAARLRELLGNLFRNALEHGSDGALVTVGPLDGAEGFYVADDGPGVPESEREQVFERGYTTSSRGTGFGLTIVEDIAHAHGWSVALTESEAGGARFEFTTTPDDR; encoded by the coding sequence ATGAGTAGCGGGGCCGGCGAGATCCGCGTGTTGCACGTGGACGACGAACAGGACTTCGGCGAGATCGTCGCCATGCATCTCGAACGGATCCACGACGAGATCACCGTCACCCACGTCGGGTCGGCACAGGCTGGCCTCAATCGGCTCGAAGCGGAGTCGTTCGACTGTGTGGTCAGCGACCACGACATGCCCACCATGGACGGGCTGGAGTTCCTGCGCCGTGTCCGTACGGAGTACGCCGATCTGCCGTTCGTCCTGTTTACGGGCAAAGGCAACGAGGAGATCGCCAGCGACGCGATCTCGGCCGGCGTCACCGAATACCTCCAGAAAGATGTCGGGACCGACCAGTACACCGTGCTGGCGAACCGCATCGAGCGGGCGGTCAGCGAGCGGCGGGCGAAGACCGCGCTCGAAGAGTCCGAGCGGATGCTCTCGACGCTCATCTCGAACCTCCCGGGGATGGTCTACCGAGCGCGAAACGAGCCCGGGTGGCCGATGGAGTTCGTCAGCGACGGCGCGGACGACCTCGTCGGCTACGACGCCGACGCCATCGAGAACGGCGCGGTGTCGTGGGGGTCGGTCATCTGTGACGACGAGAACGACCGGCTCTGGAATCAGGTCCAGACCTGTATCAGGGCCGGAGAGCCGTTCGAGGTGAGCTATCGTGTCACAACCGCGGAGGGCGACACACGGTGGCTCTGGGAGCGCGGTCGGGTCGTCGACGAGCGAGGTGACGGGATCGAGGTCCTCGAAGGGTTCATCACCGACATCACCGCGCGGAAGCAACGCGAGCAGGAACTGGAACGCGAACGCGAGTTCACCGAGGACCTCATCGACGCCATCGACGACGCCTTCTACCTCATCGGGACCGACGGCCATCTCATCCGCTGGAACGACACGCTCGCGTCAGTGACCGGCTACAGCCATCAGGAGCTCTCGGGGATGCACGGCGCCGACTTACTGCCCGACGCGTACAACGACACGTTCGAGGACGCACTCGATCCGGACAGCGACACGGACGAGAACGCCTTCCAGGCGCCGCTGCTGACGACCGACGGTCGTGAGATCCCCTACGAGTTCCGGGGCTCGATCATCAAAGACCGGGACGGCGCGGTCGTCGGGATCGCCGGGATCGGCCGGGACATCACCGAGCGACGCGAACGTGAGCGGAAACTCGAACAGTACGAGACGCTGGTCGAGAACGTCGGCGATCCGATGTTCATTCTCGACGCCGACGGCCGGATCCGGACGGCAAACCGGGCGATGGCGGAGTACCTGAACGAGGATCGGGACGACGTTGTCGGGAGCCTGGCACGGTCGTACATCCACGACGAGGACCACTCGGAGGGACTGGAACTGACGAAGGAACTGCTCGGGACGGGCGGGAAAGACTGGGGGACCTACGAGATGCGGGTCACGACTGCCGACGGCGAGACGCGGGTAGCCGAGAACAACATGGCTGTCCTGACAGACGACGGGCAGTTCATCGGGACTGTCGGCGTCGTCCGGGATATCACCGAGCGAAAGCGACGGCAGCGAAAGCTCAAACAGTACGAGACGCTGGTCGAGAACGTCGGTGACGCCATGTACGTCCTCGACGAGACCGGGACGATCCAGATGGTGAACGAAGCGATGGCGGATCACCTCGGGTACGACCGCGCGGAGATCACCGGTGCCGACCCGACGAAGTTCATGCCCGAATCGGATGTCAAACAGGGGACCGAGATCATCCAGTCGCTGCTCGACGACGACCGGATCTGGGAGACCTTCGAGATGGAGACGATCGACGCCGCGGGACAGCGGACGATCAACGAGGACAAGGTCGCGCCGCTGGTCGACGACGGCTCGTTCGCCGGCTCCGTCGGCGTCATCCGGGACATCTCCGACCGCAAGGAACGCGAACGGGAGCTCGAACGGTACGAGACGATCGTCCAGGCGGTCGGCGATCCGGTCTACACGCTCGACGACGACGGCGTGTTCACGTTCGTCAACGACGCCATCGAACCCCTGACCGGCTATCCGCCCGAGGAGCTGATCGGCGAGCACATCGGCACGATCATGACGGCCGAGGACCTCCAGCGCGGCCAGGAGCGGATTCAGGACCTCCTGTCCGAACCGGAGCGCGACCACGCTACGCTGGAGATGGACGTGGTGACCCGCTGGGGCGAGCACGTCCCGTGTGAGAACAACATCGCGCTCCTCCCGACGGAGGACGAGTCGTTCGCCGGGAGTGCGGGCGTCATCAGGAACGTGGCCGACCGCGTCGAGCGGGAACGACGGCTCTCGGAGTTCGCCAGCGTCGTCAGCCACGACCTCCGAAACCCGCTCAACGTCGTCCAGGGCCGGCTCTCGCTGGCAGTCGAGACCGGTGACCTCTCCCACCTCGACGACGCGATCGACTCCGCCGACCGGATGGAACAGCTCATCGAGGAACTGCTCACGCTGGCTCGGGAGGGCGAGACGGTCGGAGAGACGAGCCCGGTCGAGATCGATCCGGTCGCCCAGCAGGCCTGGGAAACCGTCGACGCCCCCCTCGCGTCGCTCTCGGTCACCGACTCGGCGACGATCGAGGCCGACGCGGCGCGGCTCCGGGAACTGCTGGGGAACCTGTTCCGCAACGCCCTCGAACACGGTTCCGACGGCGCGCTCGTCACTGTCGGTCCCCTGGACGGGGCCGAGGGGTTCTACGTCGCGGACGACGGCCCCGGCGTGCCCGAGTCGGAGCGCGAGCAGGTGTTCGAGCGCGGCTACACGACGAGTTCCAGGGGGACCGGCTTCGGGCTAACGATCGTCGAGGACATCGCACACGCTCACGGCTGGAGCGTCGCGCTCACCGAGAGCGAGGCCGGCGGCGCGCGGTTCGAGTTCACGACGACCCCGGACGACCGCTGA
- a CDS encoding TVP38/TMEM64 family protein, translated as MDRLARRQLVGSAGLVAVVALATLVLSPARVVAEVMHLADHPVYLAGVIVGLYLIRPLFAWPTMPLSAFVGFVLGIEYGIPVALMGALVTCLIPYRFALEAGEQGGMFGWLGDSGRQIIEVTGETRGVLAARLSPVPADPVSYGAGFAGVSSRAFVVGTFLGEIPWVVVEVIAGASMRSLALTGLSIDALPHVLVLGGVLAVLLVAGPAYRHVSGRPGSS; from the coding sequence ATGGATCGTCTCGCGCGGCGACAACTGGTCGGGAGTGCCGGACTGGTGGCGGTGGTCGCGCTGGCGACGCTGGTGCTCTCGCCCGCCCGGGTCGTCGCCGAGGTGATGCACCTGGCGGACCACCCGGTCTACCTCGCGGGCGTGATCGTCGGTCTGTATCTGATCCGCCCGCTGTTCGCGTGGCCGACGATGCCGCTGTCGGCGTTCGTCGGCTTCGTTCTGGGCATCGAGTACGGCATCCCAGTGGCGCTGATGGGCGCACTCGTCACCTGTCTCATCCCGTACCGCTTCGCGCTGGAGGCCGGCGAACAGGGCGGCATGTTCGGCTGGCTCGGCGATTCCGGCCGACAGATAATCGAGGTGACTGGCGAAACCAGAGGCGTCCTGGCGGCTCGACTCTCCCCGGTTCCGGCGGACCCGGTTTCCTACGGCGCGGGCTTTGCCGGCGTGTCGAGCCGCGCGTTCGTCGTCGGGACGTTCCTGGGCGAGATTCCCTGGGTCGTCGTCGAGGTGATCGCCGGCGCGTCGATGCGGTCGCTCGCGCTCACCGGGCTCTCGATCGACGCGCTCCCACACGTTCTGGTCCTCGGGGGCGTGCTGGCGGTGCTGCTGGTGGCCGGGCCGGCCTACCGCCACGTCAGCGGTCGTCCGGGGTCGTCGTGA
- a CDS encoding DUF5830 family protein, translated as MPADDGDPVELGVELLAHLEDAELSVADAIDRIETVTTNPQLQREILDTAVMREIVDREGGLVRPRSQGTYVNFDADVVVREGSFSCERCGASIGTGHFVQFDGGELGPFGSTCIRKVLGREG; from the coding sequence GTGCCAGCCGACGACGGGGACCCCGTCGAACTCGGGGTCGAACTGCTCGCACACCTCGAAGACGCGGAGCTGTCGGTCGCGGACGCCATCGACCGTATCGAGACGGTGACGACGAACCCACAGCTCCAGCGAGAGATCCTCGACACGGCGGTGATGCGCGAGATCGTCGACCGCGAGGGCGGGCTCGTCCGCCCGCGATCGCAGGGAACCTACGTGAACTTCGACGCCGACGTGGTCGTCCGGGAGGGATCGTTCTCGTGTGAACGCTGCGGTGCGTCGATCGGTACCGGCCACTTCGTGCAGTTCGACGGGGGCGAACTCGGCCCGTTCGGCTCGACGTGTATCAGGAAGGTCCTGGGCCGCGAGGGGTAG
- a CDS encoding DUF7115 domain-containing protein — MEIPDLVRGELGDEEVQAGVALGDEDMVCFTPSRTLVYRGEGLLSDEGVEVFPHEFERLSVSEGRRKATFSLAYVDTKRELSVPVKRSDAVLEQLLESSLRATGVLDEGETVAGVFRFSELTLVVTSEQLLKHVGSVTWDGDFEQFAFGDVTGLEFEEGSVATAIVLSVDGRPERIKAPSDKAPSLRRTLQQALFAYHDVSSLEALNDAVGDDEEPAPDASGLGLDAGIDPLVSDDDDSEQEPEGPTADTDDGWETAEPDLGSGPAVDGDLAALESQVEELTELVEQQNEQLQRQEKVIKQLIAELRQGR; from the coding sequence ATGGAGATACCAGACCTCGTCCGGGGAGAACTCGGGGACGAGGAGGTCCAGGCCGGCGTTGCCCTCGGCGACGAGGACATGGTCTGTTTCACGCCGTCCCGGACGCTCGTCTACCGAGGCGAGGGGTTGTTGAGCGACGAGGGGGTCGAGGTGTTCCCCCACGAGTTCGAGCGGCTCTCCGTCTCGGAAGGACGCCGGAAAGCAACGTTCTCGCTGGCCTACGTCGACACGAAACGCGAACTCTCGGTCCCGGTCAAGCGCAGCGACGCCGTGCTCGAACAGCTACTGGAGAGTTCACTCAGAGCCACTGGCGTCCTCGACGAGGGCGAGACGGTCGCGGGCGTGTTCCGGTTCAGCGAACTCACGCTCGTGGTCACCTCCGAACAACTGCTCAAACACGTCGGCAGCGTCACCTGGGACGGCGACTTCGAGCAGTTCGCCTTCGGGGACGTGACCGGCCTGGAGTTCGAGGAGGGCAGCGTCGCGACCGCGATCGTCCTCTCGGTCGACGGCCGCCCCGAGCGGATCAAGGCGCCCTCGGACAAGGCCCCGTCGCTGCGGCGCACGCTCCAGCAGGCGCTGTTTGCCTACCACGACGTGTCGTCGCTTGAGGCGCTCAACGACGCGGTCGGTGACGACGAGGAACCGGCGCCGGACGCGTCGGGGCTGGGGCTCGACGCCGGGATCGACCCACTGGTGAGCGACGACGATGACAGCGAACAGGAGCCCGAGGGACCGACGGCAGACACCGACGACGGCTGGGAGACGGCCGAACCGGACCTCGGGTCCGGGCCCGCGGTCGACGGGGACCTCGCCGCACTGGAGTCACAGGTCGAGGAACTGACCGAACTCGTCGAGCAGCAAAACGAACAGCTCCAGCGCCAGGAGAAGGTCATCAAACAGCTCATCGCCGAGCTCCGACAGGGCCGCTGA
- a CDS encoding sensor histidine kinase: protein MGITDEILRGRFIVGSDRFSTEVSTTNRFRLLFVTKPGSQNAAIGPELTAIPQFTVETIPELTDETETTLLERVDCLLLSGRFDDATIERGVLIARNRAPGTPVILVLTDQEDQPPGEAVLAKADDYLFDGAEKMPRTVLKHRVLSTIENSRARTELHRHRDFLRRTEELGDIGGWEYDLDSEELRWTEHVYEIHELPHEYELSVDDALDFYHEKDRPQLREKLETLFETGDPFSVQVRLVTARGNVRWVRVRGDADVRNGQVQKTRGVVQDVTGLVEQRMETERLREQLREEKARLKRLSRVLSHELRNPLTAIYGHLELYHDSGGRAHLDTVERNVDRLEAVIDDMTWLVTENNSVAEMSMVDVSSVALDAWETVGTESVTLRTESMERVPANRSLLQTVFEKLFENTLMHSSATEIVVGPQYMGDHFDGFYIEDDGDGFEQTDPDELFEIGITGTGGNSGIGLSVVKEISERHDWSITAREAETGGATFEIKTSLL from the coding sequence GTGGGTATCACGGATGAGATTCTGAGAGGTAGATTTATTGTAGGTAGCGACAGGTTTTCCACCGAAGTGTCTACCACGAACCGGTTCAGGTTGCTTTTTGTCACAAAGCCTGGCAGTCAGAACGCTGCCATCGGCCCTGAGCTCACGGCGATTCCCCAGTTCACGGTAGAGACGATACCCGAGCTCACGGACGAGACGGAGACGACTCTCCTGGAGCGTGTCGACTGTCTCTTGCTCTCGGGGAGATTCGACGACGCGACCATCGAGAGAGGCGTCCTGATCGCTCGAAACCGAGCGCCAGGCACGCCCGTCATACTGGTGCTCACTGACCAGGAGGACCAGCCACCCGGCGAGGCTGTCCTCGCGAAGGCCGACGACTACCTCTTCGACGGGGCCGAAAAGATGCCACGGACGGTCCTCAAACACCGCGTTCTCTCGACGATCGAGAACTCACGGGCTCGGACGGAGCTCCATCGCCATCGTGATTTTCTCAGGCGAACGGAAGAGCTGGGCGATATCGGGGGCTGGGAGTACGACCTCGACAGCGAGGAGTTGCGGTGGACGGAACACGTCTACGAGATCCACGAACTCCCGCACGAATACGAACTGAGCGTGGATGACGCACTGGATTTCTACCACGAGAAGGACCGTCCGCAACTGCGGGAGAAACTGGAGACGCTATTCGAGACCGGGGACCCGTTCAGCGTGCAGGTCCGGCTCGTGACCGCGAGGGGAAACGTCAGGTGGGTCCGCGTCCGTGGAGACGCCGACGTTCGCAACGGCCAGGTACAAAAGACGCGTGGCGTCGTACAGGACGTTACCGGGCTCGTCGAACAGCGAATGGAGACGGAGAGACTGCGTGAGCAGCTCCGGGAAGAAAAGGCCCGGCTCAAGCGGCTGTCGAGAGTCCTTTCGCACGAACTGCGGAACCCGTTGACAGCGATTTACGGCCACCTGGAGTTGTACCACGATTCTGGTGGTCGCGCACACCTCGATACCGTCGAGCGCAACGTCGATCGACTCGAAGCCGTTATCGACGACATGACGTGGTTAGTTACCGAAAACAACAGCGTCGCCGAGATGTCGATGGTCGATGTCTCATCGGTGGCGCTCGACGCGTGGGAAACCGTCGGGACGGAGTCCGTCACCCTTCGAACCGAATCGATGGAGCGGGTCCCCGCTAATAGGTCGCTCCTACAGACTGTCTTCGAGAAGCTGTTCGAAAACACGTTGATGCACTCCTCGGCCACAGAGATCGTGGTCGGGCCGCAGTACATGGGCGATCATTTCGACGGCTTCTACATCGAAGACGACGGAGACGGGTTCGAACAGACCGATCCGGACGAGCTATTCGAGATCGGCATAACCGGGACTGGAGGAAACTCCGGCATCGGACTCTCCGTCGTCAAGGAGATCAGTGAGCGACACGACTGGTCGATCACCGCGCGGGAGGCCGAAACCGGCGGTGCCACGTTCGAAATCAAGACCAGTCTACTGTGA
- a CDS encoding type IV pilin N-terminal domain-containing protein: MDLKQLFNDDDAVSPVIGVILMVAITVILAAVIASFVLGLGDQTQSTTPQASFSFDYNENETDRGQLTITHDGGDTITASELYLRGSGFTSSSDVVGDADFKTSGGAWGNSSGAAYGSNSDISAGQSVIASLNDDYEVRVVYESAEGDSSATLGQDSGPEA; encoded by the coding sequence ATGGATCTGAAGCAACTGTTCAACGACGACGACGCCGTCTCGCCGGTCATCGGTGTCATCCTGATGGTCGCGATTACGGTGATCCTCGCCGCAGTCATCGCATCGTTCGTCCTCGGACTCGGAGACCAGACACAGAGCACGACGCCGCAGGCCAGTTTCTCGTTCGATTACAATGAGAATGAAACCGACAGAGGCCAATTAACCATCACGCACGATGGTGGGGACACAATTACTGCAAGCGAATTGTACCTTCGCGGGAGTGGATTTACCAGCAGTAGTGACGTTGTTGGTGATGCCGACTTCAAGACCAGCGGTGGGGCTTGGGGTAATTCATCTGGTGCAGCATATGGTTCAAATAGTGACATCAGTGCCGGTCAGTCAGTTATCGCCAGTCTGAACGACGACTACGAGGTCCGCGTCGTCTACGAATCCGCCGAAGGCGACTCCTCGGCGACGCTCGGCCAGGACTCCGGTCCCGAAGCGTAA